Proteins co-encoded in one Xiphophorus couchianus chromosome 3, X_couchianus-1.0, whole genome shotgun sequence genomic window:
- the elp6 gene encoding elongator complex protein 6 isoform X1, with the protein MFTELNSILNTSPDSYTRGEFILVSDRQSDASFLIHHFLSFYLRARCKVCFLGLAQSFCHYSAVSQRLGVSLTQAKEKGQLVFFEGLKECLSVLTPKENNVESEAMNFLRDPPVGLRSLYEFVRSSVIGSDNMEEGAEQWGPSVLLVDDLSVLLSLGVDVGAVLDFSHYCRALVCSQVQGNMVMLVRCNGEEDDDDDGDIGSDVLLKGLTHQCNLNLHVQGLPTGYCKDIHGQMEVCWKRRQGDAPHMQKNLFQYKVYDKGASFFARGTSSAVL; encoded by the exons ATGTTTACAGAACTCAACAGCATCCTCAACACGTCTCCTGACTCTTACACACGG GGAGAATTTATCCTAGTCTCTGATCGACAGAGTGACGCATCGTTTCTTATTCATCACTTCCTTTCTTTCTACCTACGAG CGCGATGCAAAGTGTGTTTTCTGGGCTTGGCGCAGTCATTTTGCCACTACAGTGCAGTGAGTCAAAGACTG GGTGTCAGTTTAACACAGGCAAAGGAGAAAGGTCAGCTGGTTTTCTTTGAGGGACTGAAGGAGTGCCTGTCTGTTCTGACTCCAAAGGAAAACAATGTGGAAAGCGAAGCTATGAACTTTCTCAG GGACCCCCCTGTCGGCCTGAGGAGTCTGTATGAGTTTGTTCGCTCCAGTGTGATCGGCTCAGACAACATGGAGGAAGGAGCAGAGCAGTGGGGGCCGAGTGTGCTGCTGGTGGATGACCTCAGCGTACTGCTGAGTCTGGGCGTCGACGTTGGAGCCGTTTTGGACTTCAGCCATTACTGCAGAGCTTTAGTTTGCTCCCAAGTGCAG GGAAACATGGTGATGCTGGTTCGCTGTAATGGagaagaggatgatgatgatgatggagatATAGGATCCGATGTTCTACTGAAGGGTCTGACCCACCAGTGTAATcttaatcttcatgtacaggGTCTCCCCACGGGCTACTGCAAGGACATACATGGCCAG ATGGAAGTTTGTTGGAAGAGGAGACAAGGAGATGCACCACACATGCAGAAAAACCTCTTTCAATACAAAGTTTATGATAAAGGAGCATCCTTTTTTGCCCGAGGGACATCCAGTGCTGTTCTTTAa
- the elp6 gene encoding elongator complex protein 6 isoform X2, with the protein MFTELNSILNTSPDSYTRGEFILVSDRQSDASFLIHHFLSFYLRARCKVCFLGLAQSFCHYSAVSQRLAKEKGQLVFFEGLKECLSVLTPKENNVESEAMNFLRDPPVGLRSLYEFVRSSVIGSDNMEEGAEQWGPSVLLVDDLSVLLSLGVDVGAVLDFSHYCRALVCSQVQGNMVMLVRCNGEEDDDDDGDIGSDVLLKGLTHQCNLNLHVQGLPTGYCKDIHGQMEVCWKRRQGDAPHMQKNLFQYKVYDKGASFFARGTSSAVL; encoded by the exons ATGTTTACAGAACTCAACAGCATCCTCAACACGTCTCCTGACTCTTACACACGG GGAGAATTTATCCTAGTCTCTGATCGACAGAGTGACGCATCGTTTCTTATTCATCACTTCCTTTCTTTCTACCTACGAG CGCGATGCAAAGTGTGTTTTCTGGGCTTGGCGCAGTCATTTTGCCACTACAGTGCAGTGAGTCAAAGACTG GCAAAGGAGAAAGGTCAGCTGGTTTTCTTTGAGGGACTGAAGGAGTGCCTGTCTGTTCTGACTCCAAAGGAAAACAATGTGGAAAGCGAAGCTATGAACTTTCTCAG GGACCCCCCTGTCGGCCTGAGGAGTCTGTATGAGTTTGTTCGCTCCAGTGTGATCGGCTCAGACAACATGGAGGAAGGAGCAGAGCAGTGGGGGCCGAGTGTGCTGCTGGTGGATGACCTCAGCGTACTGCTGAGTCTGGGCGTCGACGTTGGAGCCGTTTTGGACTTCAGCCATTACTGCAGAGCTTTAGTTTGCTCCCAAGTGCAG GGAAACATGGTGATGCTGGTTCGCTGTAATGGagaagaggatgatgatgatgatggagatATAGGATCCGATGTTCTACTGAAGGGTCTGACCCACCAGTGTAATcttaatcttcatgtacaggGTCTCCCCACGGGCTACTGCAAGGACATACATGGCCAG ATGGAAGTTTGTTGGAAGAGGAGACAAGGAGATGCACCACACATGCAGAAAAACCTCTTTCAATACAAAGTTTATGATAAAGGAGCATCCTTTTTTGCCCGAGGGACATCCAGTGCTGTTCTTTAa